One window from the genome of Crassostrea angulata isolate pt1a10 chromosome 2, ASM2561291v2, whole genome shotgun sequence encodes:
- the LOC128173564 gene encoding fucolectin-5-like, with product MSMKCSIRFVFISHFLRSVYYIFSMLSLSIYIVVMLTATSNLALNKPATQSSTFTGPANILNFSANLAVDGNNGTDFAVDKCSCTEGGDTNPWWLVDLQAVYFITSVRIFNRGMDKWGLDVSDRLRNVTVTEGLTESDVNTPCGFFAGPGTLSQLVVIDCLTLPQGRFVKISMITEYLTLCEVEVFGYSV from the exons ATGTCAATGAAGTGTTCAATcagatttgttttcatttctcattttttacGGTCAGTGTATTATATTTTCTCAATGTTATCTCTTAGTATCTACATTGTTGTTATGTTGACAGCTACTTCCAACCTTGCATTGAATAAACCTGCAACACAATCATCAACGTTTACAGGGCCAGCAAATATTCTGAACTTCTCTGCCAATTTGGCAGTTGATGGTAACAACGGTACAGACTTTGCCGTAGACAAGTGTTCATGCACAGAGGGTGGAGACACAAATCCGTGGTGGTTGGTGGATCTGCAGGCTGTGTATTTCATCACATCTGTCAGAATATTCAATAGAGGAATGGACAAGTGGGGACTAG atGTGTCAGACCGGCTGCGGAATGTTACCGTCACTGAAGGGCTGACAGAGTCAGATGTCAACACTCCCTGTGGTTTCTTTGCTGGTCCCGGTACTTTGTCACAGCTGGTCGTCATCGACTGTCTGACATTACCACAGGGGAGATTCGTAAAGATCTCCATGATAACTGAGTATCTCACTCTTTGTGAAGTTGAAGTGTTTGGATACTCTGTCTAA